AAGGAAAAGTGTATCATCCTTTGTAATTACAACCTCTCCTACTTCGCCCAAATCGCATAATTGTACGTTTTCCAACTTAATGAGATTTGCATCGTCTCCAAATACAATTCCTCCtgtcaaaattgccatatcttgaAGTGttgcttttctattatctccAAAACCAGGTGCCTTAACTGCAGCCACCTGTAATCCAATTTTTAATCTGTTGACCACCAATGTGGACAGGGCTTCACCATCAATGTCTTCGGCTATAATCACAAGTGGTTTTCGTTGGGAATTTGCCAATTCCAATGCTGGAATTATAGACTGTACAGATGATATCTTTTTCTCACTGAAGAGTAAAAGAGCATCTTGAAATTCAACTTTTGCTCCTTTACTAGAATTTATGAAGTAGGGAGATATGTAGCCCCTATCAAACTTCATTCCTTCTATAACTTCAAGTTCGTCATGTAGTGTTTTACCATCCTTTACTGTAATTACACCTTCTTTCCCAACTTTATTCATGGCATCAGAAATAAGATTACCAATAGCTTTGTCTCCATTGGCAGAAATAGTTGCTACTTGAGCAATTTCCTctgttgttgttactggtttacTTAGAGCTTTTAGTTCATCTTTAACTTTATCAACTGCTATCATAACACCTATAATATAAACATTACTTGGTTAAGAACATATGTTACTAATTTATGACCAAGTACAATGAGTTTTGTAATCTATTCCAAGTAACAAGGAATACTGTTCATTATACATATCATTATATAAAACTTTTATGAATTACAAACATGTTCCATTGGTTATTGGACtaacaacaaaatttatttgtatatatacaatatatgacAATGTCTTGATCACATCATTTATAACTTCTTTGGGTGCAAAAAGAATTTGAGATATAAATATTagcattgtaaattataaataataaattataggccattaaataaatacaaaggaaaataattaaaaaataaaaaggggAGACCAGaaacaatacaaaaataaaaattttaataaagacTATACACAGTCTAGAGTAACTGTATTTTTTTGTAAATGAGTAAACGCAATGCATCCCAGATCCATAATATAAATTCAGTGACAAAATTTGTTGAGTttgttaatataaatttattacataACGACATTATAATATAGTACCTCTAATGTTTAATGGAAGGTCAATACCGTAAAGATCAACAATATGTAAACTTATTAAAACATTGAGTGTCACTTGGCCATTGGcaaattacattattttttccACTCAGATTGTTCTaatgatttatataaaaaataatattatagaatattttatatcatTTAACTGGTACATAATTATCGTGTTTACTAAAATCATCATACCATGGACCTTCTTCTTTTCATAGTTTTATGGTTGCTGTATGTTATGTCTTATAAACATATGACCATTGTTATCCCATGTAGGCTGAACTACAGGCATGACTATTCAGCATATTAATAAGTtacagaaatatattatatttatagaaataaattttgctATTACTTATTTGCTCTTATAATCAATAAAGTCTATTCATAaatgacaaatattttattctgtAAACATTATTTAACGTTATTGAATTTATCTTTACTAACCTCTTCTGATTTCTACAGGATTAGCACCTTTGCTAATTTTTTCAAAACCTTCTTTAGCAATTGCTCTTGCTAAAACTGTAGCTGTAGTTGTTCCATCGCCTGCTTCTTCATTTGTGTTATTAGCTACATCTTGTACTAATTTAGCCCCAATATTCTGAAACTTATCCTTTAACTCAACACCCTTAGCTACTGTTACACCATCTTTAGTAATCTTTGGGCTACCCCAACTTTGTTCCAAAATGACATTACGCCCCTTTGGACCCATTGTTACTGCAACAGCATCTGCTAAAATGTCTACACCTTGCAACATAAGTGCCCGAACTTCTGATCCAAATCGTACATCTTTGGCATAAGAACGAGCCTGTAATTGGCGCAGAGCTGCACCACGTAACACAGTTGGCAATCTGTGCAtctagaaaaaattatttaattgttgTATTCATAATTCTAGATACTCCCATtatttaatattacgaaatatatcaaattaacattttatgagaatattttataaaaattaaatttttaaaaaataacaaattaaagaaaatttaacatattccttttttataataataatccgAGTAAACTAGAAGTGTAATTGCTTTCTGAAAGTAAACGTGGTTATGTAAACTACCGCGTGGATAACGACTGCTGTACACTACTCCTCGTGTAAATTACTGAAAAAGCTATGAGAATTGTTTGCAaaaaattatgtataattaactattttatatatttttattcttttgtaaCTTCTTTCTCATTATttcgaattataatacaatATCGTGTGCACAACTAACCCCCGGCCGGCATATTTTACAGAAGAagataatgaaaaattgaacattaatatgtataaaaaaaaaataagaataatttgGAAAACTTCAATAACCGAAAGGAATCTTAATCATATGTACAAACGTTAAAATTCGCCCACTTTTATCGTATATGTTTGGTTATCTCTTTAATAACGTAGAACATCTTCACAAATATATAACGCTTTAGTTTATCAGCAACATTtacttaaagaaaaaaattattgcaatcATAAAACGAATTAACaaataatgataaaagaaataaagtatGAAATGGTtatcaaaaaaattaaatatttcgagtTTAACCGGTTAATAGTGTCGAAAAAGTAGTGTGCACCTACCGTAAataagataataataatttcatcaaAAAAGTGATTTTACCTTTATCtaatgaaagaagaaattgcCGTTGGTTAAGAGATTAGAAATGTAAAAGTAATTGAAAATCGTTGCAGCGTGACCGCACGTTGTCTCGCCAGTGGAATGAAATGTGTGAAAGAGTTTGCGCTATCACAAGGGACTGTTCCCCTCCCTCTTCGTTAGACTAACCTAATCCTTATGCGTAAGAAACGTACCAAAATTTTcatcaaatttaaattaaattaaacgtaCATAAAACGGATAATTTGTAATTaatcatgtttttttttttttttaaataaaattcagtgCATTTATCTTATCGGTATGCCGTTTTCCTTCTAGAAGATTGCGAGTTCTAGAATGTACGAAAACGCGTGTGATGCAATCATCTACCATACACCAATCATCTTTACGCAGTGTTTCTCAATTTTCAAACACAAATGgcaaaaaattcataaaaattttgcTGTCTTGTGAATGATTCTAAGCaatttaaatatatgtatgtattaacACAGGAGAAGGCAATTTTTTTTACTTAATCTTTTTCTTAGAAACAACTTATTCCTTGAAAATTATACTTACTTGAGAAATCCAAATGAACGTATATTGTTTCTTGCAATGATCATTTAACCTTTGTCATTCgttttgtatgtatgtattatttGATAAATTTCCTTTTAAAGTAACTTTTTGCAAGAAgtgtgaaacaaagaaaatttattaaattaaacaaaaagtaattaataaaattgataaaattgatcGGAAGACTCAATATTAATTTATCATAATtcgttaagaattttatttaatattttattttacaatatttatattctgtaattaatgaaaatgttcattgtatacatttttattgttcaaaagtaattttattttatttggtaattttaataattaatacacATGTACTACTTTCGTCAactattataaattaataatttaatatttaaattatgtttGTCCAATTTTGTAgatatattgtacaattttatttcagatttttaagtgaaaatatgtatttacagTTCTGTCACGTGATTGAAAACATGCGCCGCTATCTTATAGTCCATTTTATACCATGCGCAGATGCATACGCAGTTATGTAAGAGCACATTGGCTCGTGTTCGAGTGTGAAATCAATGAACATTGGTGGggcaaagaaagagagaggggtgactggaaatttcgagaaaatcagaCCTACCCGACTTCGCTAGATAGATTACACAACGTGTTCTAGTGTGTTTGCCGGTTGAATTGTTTAAACTTGTAACTTTAAAAACGTTACTTTAACAATGGTAAGAATTACAAATTTCTAATATCTTAAATTAATGGCTGGTAATTTTGTATACAGAATAACGATTCAACATGTATCACATTTTAGATATTTCTGAAGATAACCTTTAAATTAGTAAATAAGTATATGTTTCTTATAAAAAAAGAACCACAACTCGAGAAGTGTACTATTTAATATGTATAAacgcaaataaaattaaaattaagagaTACACGAGACAATGCTGCTGTGTTTCATAtagtaatttcaataattttttgcttcaaaAATTTTATCGCGTGGCCGGTATCGAATGTTTTTCTTGTTAATGATAGAAAAAACAAATGCTTATAGAACTatcaataaaataaaagaatttacgTAATAGTGCAATTTTATCATTTACTTCTAATACGATTcaatattgcaaatatttttctaaagttgTTGATAAATAAACTTTATGAAATTTCGTTTTGACTAACTTTTCAATATTCTTTGAATTTTCAGTATCCCAAAAATTTGCACAAATTGCATCATGCATGAtttgaaagtaattattatCACTACATGTAATCAGAAGAGTTtctctatatattttttatttaacatttttaggCTGCAGCTAGTGCCATTAAGAGACTTGTACCCCTCTTTGACAGAGTTCTTATACAGAGAGCAGAAGCTGTAACAAAAACGAAAGGTGGTATTGTTATACCAGAAAAAGCGCAGGCAAAAGTTCTGCAGGGAACAGTTGTGGCAATAGGACCTGGACAACGAAATGATGTACGTGAGATATATGTAATAGTTATAAAAATAATGAGTTTATTGAAAAAGTGATTAAAGCTATAATTAGCATttgtcttttttgtttttttttttagaatggaGTTTATGTTCCTTTGAGCATCAAAGTTGGTGACATTGTTTTATTGCCAGAATACGGTGGAACCAAAGTAGAACTTGAAGATAATAAGGAGTTCCATTTATTCCGTGAGTCGGATATATTGGCGAAGTTAGAAGCATAAGGTCCTATTATATTTAcgtgtataattttcaaaatactacAAACTGTTTCCTGAGGAATTTAGAAATAAGAAATGGCGATATCCAAGTTAACTCTGCATATAGTTCAATGTTTATGTTTAATCATCAAATTATTTGATTCCTTTCCAAACCTGATATTTATGTAAATGTCATGGCTTCATCatatgaaagaaaataaatcagTTATTCATTATGTTTATGCAATTATCAATTtatacactttttttttatattatatttttgtgtAACCTTAATTTGAATCATTAACAAGAAATAGAATAAAGTTTGTTAATGTGTTGTCAAAGTAGCAGTAAGATCGTTCGatgtatttacatttatatcGTATATATGTAAAAGGAAACATCTATATTAATGGAAAATAAActacttttacaatttttaatgtaaACTGTGGTTCTCATATAGgtatgtttttattatttttattttaacttaATACTTTTCTTTACACTAGCTTTAATACCCGATATTTCTCCAGTGTAACGAGTAATTTCTTTTCTCACTTCTCTTAtctggaaaatataaaattattattttaataaatttttacttattttaaatgATTACATCTTAACACGTTCACATTGGTACCTAATTTCATATTGATATAAGTTATTGACTAATCTTTCAGTGAGAATGTACTATTACTATTGGAATCTTCAAAGAACTTAACTATAAAAGGCACTTTCTAAAAAAACTaatggaattatttaaaaaatgtgtaaaaaatattataagacAATAGATCTAATTGAATGATCTGAATTAATGGTGGAAAAAGCAAAATAAAAAGCTTTAAAATGAATGGTTTATACTGATGTAAACATGCTAGGTATCTTAACTAAATAGGTACATACTGCTCCCTTCCTTCGAATTTTGGcttttcgatatttatttctatgtttCACCCTGGGATTGCGTTGTTCCTTTTTACGATGTGGTGTTAAGCCTTTATTCTTTGCCATTTGATATGTAATTGCTCTTTTCTCTTcattttcaattataaaatcTGCCATACTGGAATCATCGACTTTCTCATCTTCATCTATAAATATATTGTCTTTCAAGTTCTCTTCATCTGGAAATTCTTTGTCTTCCATTTTAAAGTCAGCTCCAAAATCATTCTCAGATTTAATTAAGCATATATTTATAACTTCTTCTTTcgcagatttttttaaatgattcAGTTTGTCTTTGAAGTAACTAGTTACCATCTTTTCGTTAACGTTTGCATTGGTTCCATCAAATACATTGTATAATGGTTTGCCTTGTTTCTCAGCttttaatatttcttgaatTTCTTGTATTAAATTGCCTTGTCCTGATTCTAATTGATTTAATAATTGACGATATTGTGCCAAACGTTTTATAACTGGATGAGAATATACAGGCAACTTTTTAGCCTTGAGCATCAAATAAAACGAGATATTAATacagtaatttaataaaagatgGTACTTCGTTTTTACAAAAATGACTGTAGGACAGTTAAGTAGCGCCCCAATTTTAACTAATTTCAGAAATGGTGCCAATGCATCTCTTGCTTCTATCATGCGATCTAAATCATGTATACAGTGTATTAcagataaatgtattaaaaatatttatgttgtaaattaaatttaaatttacaaagttACACATTACAatagtaatataatttttttcaactaaaagttaaagaaattaatattttagtatAACACTGCATATAACAAATACCTTTAAAATCATTCACAAGGGCTATAAATTCAGGATTTTCTTTTTGCATCATTACTTGTTTCTGCCTTTTACTAAGTTTACTGAGGTCAGTGTTTACAAATTGCTCTGtgtatttgtgaattttttgaTTATCCTCTTTCTTTGGTTTTATAAAATCTAATCCAAAATCAGCATCATCTAATTGTTCTGCCAACcttttttgaatatttctagcttcttcttcttctatttcCGCTTCAGTTAAATCTTTTTGACTAGCAATAGTGTAATCAGGATCTACATAATCTGTAGAATAGtaagctttcttttttttaccccAAGCTTTTTCATTTGGCATGTCAATATCTTCCTGTAGACCCTCAATATCAGATTCCATAGAGTCAACTTCTTCATTTTCCATATCATCTCGATCCTTATTATCCTCATCATTTAACCCATAAACTTCGTAATCACTATCATATGTTTCAGAAGAACATCTAGTTTGTACTTTTTGAAGTAATTTCCTTTCAGTTTCTGAATACTCATCGTCAGAATCTGTGACTTCATTCATATTTACATTCTCTAAATCTTCTACTTCCTTGACCATTTTGGTTACTTTTATTCTGttaacaaaatttgtaaaaaaattcgaataaaaatacatttgtggcattaaatatattttatttgaagtAAAAATTAGAAGACTAATAACCTTATTAATTAcgagaatataatttaaatattcaatactTTTAGgcatgtaaataatattttagttttcaaatgaaagcaaaacttaactgaaagtattttttataacaatacGTTATTAAAGGAAAGCTTtaccttcttttatttttcatattgaaatttcaatttaaaacgaTACAGAAGTTAACATGtgaatacaaaatttaactAACCTCAAAGCACAATTCACTGGTGTGAAATATgaattcttcttcctttctcttgAAAAAGTAACCGCTTATGGGAACGAATCAACTATACCGTAATATTAATACCATTTAATAGAATACATCGAAATTCTTTAAGAAAACCCTAAAATACAATAGTGTTTTTATgtctatataattaaataatcaaaaatattttgtcaaaatttacatttcttttctttatactTACTCTATTCAAAATAACCGCTGGAATTGAAACTCTGAAGCAACATTTACATTGAGCAAATTTTGCTTGACCGATGAGTCAATCGACTTAAAAGTCGTTTACATCGTTCTCAGTAAAGGTTTATAAACTTATTTATTTTAACCGTAcaacaatttaatttaaataatttattctacCCAAAGAATAATATTTCAGTTGCTCACCTATTGTGATTTTATAGTGTTTACAAGATAAATTACACTCGTCCCACTATAtagtttgattaaaaataaacaaacaatggatttatatttaattaaacgatCTAATTAAAATTCTGTTT
The Ptiloglossa arizonensis isolate GNS036 chromosome 3, iyPtiAriz1_principal, whole genome shotgun sequence genome window above contains:
- the LOC143144115 gene encoding heat shock protein 60A encodes the protein MHRLPTVLRGAALRQLQARSYAKDVRFGSEVRALMLQGVDILADAVAVTMGPKGRNVILEQSWGSPKITKDGVTVAKGVELKDKFQNIGAKLVQDVANNTNEEAGDGTTTATVLARAIAKEGFEKISKGANPVEIRRGVMIAVDKVKDELKALSKPVTTTEEIAQVATISANGDKAIGNLISDAMNKVGKEGVITVKDGKTLHDELEVIEGMKFDRGYISPYFINSSKGAKVEFQDALLLFSEKKISSVQSIIPALELANSQRKPLVIIAEDIDGEALSTLVVNRLKIGLQVAAVKAPGFGDNRKATLQDMAILTGGIVFGDDANLIKLENVQLCDLGEVGEVVITKDDTLFLKGKGKKNDVDHRADVIRDQIANTTSDYEKEKLQERLARLASGVAVLRVGGSSEVEVNEKKDRVHDALNATRAAVEEGIVPGGGTALLRCIPALRSLKASNSDQETGIKIVANALRMPCLQIAQNAGVDASLVVAKVSESNVGYDALNDEYVDMIEKGIIDPTKVVRTALTDAAGVASLLTTAEAVVTELPKEESQMPMGGGGGMGGMGGMGGMGGMGGMGM
- the LOC143144145 gene encoding 10 kDa heat shock protein, mitochondrial, which encodes MAAASAIKRLVPLFDRVLIQRAEAVTKTKGGIVIPEKAQAKVLQGTVVAIGPGQRNDNGVYVPLSIKVGDIVLLPEYGGTKVELEDNKEFHLFRESDILAKLEA
- the Sas10 gene encoding UTP3 small subunit processome component Sas10 isoform X1 — its product is MKNKRRIKVTKMVKEVEDLENVNMNEVTDSDDEYSETERKLLQKVQTRCSSETYDSDYEVYGLNDEDNKDRDDMENEEVDSMESDIEGLQEDIDMPNEKAWGKKKKAYYSTDYVDPDYTIASQKDLTEAEIEEEEARNIQKRLAEQLDDADFGLDFIKPKKEDNQKIHKYTEQFVNTDLSKLSKRQKQVMMQKENPEFIALVNDFKDRMIEARDALAPFLKLVKIGALLNCPTVIFVKTKYHLLLNYCINISFYLMLKAKKLPVYSHPVIKRLAQYRQLLNQLESGQGNLIQEIQEILKAEKQGKPLYNVFDGTNANVNEKMVTSYFKDKLNHLKKSAKEEVINICLIKSENDFGADFKMEDKEFPDEENLKDNIFIDEDEKVDDSSMADFIIENEEKRAITYQMAKNKGLTPHRKKEQRNPRVKHRNKYRKAKIRRKGAIREVRKEITRYTGEISGIKASVKKSIKLK
- the Sas10 gene encoding UTP3 small subunit processome component Sas10 isoform X2, with protein sequence MVKEVEDLENVNMNEVTDSDDEYSETERKLLQKVQTRCSSETYDSDYEVYGLNDEDNKDRDDMENEEVDSMESDIEGLQEDIDMPNEKAWGKKKKAYYSTDYVDPDYTIASQKDLTEAEIEEEEARNIQKRLAEQLDDADFGLDFIKPKKEDNQKIHKYTEQFVNTDLSKLSKRQKQVMMQKENPEFIALVNDFKDRMIEARDALAPFLKLVKIGALLNCPTVIFVKTKYHLLLNYCINISFYLMLKAKKLPVYSHPVIKRLAQYRQLLNQLESGQGNLIQEIQEILKAEKQGKPLYNVFDGTNANVNEKMVTSYFKDKLNHLKKSAKEEVINICLIKSENDFGADFKMEDKEFPDEENLKDNIFIDEDEKVDDSSMADFIIENEEKRAITYQMAKNKGLTPHRKKEQRNPRVKHRNKYRKAKIRRKGAIREVRKEITRYTGEISGIKASVKKSIKLK